The Candidatus Koribacter versatilis Ellin345 genome has a segment encoding these proteins:
- a CDS encoding glycogen/starch/alpha-glucan phosphorylase — translation MASSSNLLPNVRPAELLREAIYRHIRYTLVLRNPRLLGPVELLTPVSLAVRDRIVDRMIETEERVRSKDSKRLYYLSMEFLMGRSLNDNLHNLGITELMREVLASIGMSLDDVLACELDAGLGNGGLGRLAACFLESLATLGMPGYGYGIDYEYGLFRQEINGGFQREKPDRWKANGTPFEIGRPDRALSIPLYGRVETSRDNHGNLRQIWTSQKFVLGIPSDMPVVGWGGETVNFLRLFAARASEDFDIEIFNRGDYIRAVEQKIGNENISRVLYPSDSVMSGKELRLVQEYFLVACAIGDLVRRYDLDHKGYEQFPSKVAIQMNDTHPSLAVAELMRVFIDEKGLEWEQAWELTQATCAYTNHTLLPEALERWSVSLMERVLPRHMQLIYGINHQFLRSISEYSFTDPDLMRRTSIIEEAADKQVRMAHLAIIGSHAVNGVAALHSELVKSTLVPDFAKLWPERFSNKTNGVAPRPWLHKSNPGLAALLTETIGERWVTDLSLLRGLQKFADDAAFRAKFREVKQHNKNRLAKVIFDQTGVQVYTSSLFDVQIKRIHEYKRQLLNVMRIIDQYLQCVDHGVEIKVPRTFVFAGKAAPGYWAAKQIIKLIHNVASVVNSDPRMKDRIKVAFLPDYRVSLAEIIIPAADVSEQISTAGMEASGTGNMKLSMNGALTVGTYDGANIEILEEVGEENFYLFGLRVEQIEEMKRKGLYNAQEYYAKNERTKAVMDSLGSDRFSPQEPGLFRWIVDEILYRGDRYFHLADLPSYVEINESVDEDYLDQELWSRKAAINVARIGKFSSDRTILEYARDIWHIGPFEQPWVPKPKPEAILTAAPPASASESSSVVG, via the coding sequence ATGGCTTCCTCTTCGAACTTACTGCCGAACGTTCGGCCTGCCGAGCTGCTTCGCGAAGCGATTTACCGTCATATCCGGTACACATTGGTTCTGCGCAATCCGCGCCTTCTGGGGCCGGTTGAGCTGCTGACGCCCGTGTCGCTTGCCGTCCGCGATCGCATTGTGGACCGCATGATCGAGACCGAAGAGCGCGTCCGCAGTAAAGACTCGAAGCGCCTGTACTACCTTTCCATGGAGTTTCTGATGGGAAGGTCCCTGAACGATAACCTGCACAACCTTGGCATTACGGAACTGATGCGCGAGGTGCTCGCGAGCATAGGGATGTCGTTGGACGACGTCCTGGCGTGCGAACTCGATGCTGGTCTCGGGAACGGTGGCTTGGGTCGTCTTGCGGCGTGCTTCCTGGAGTCTCTGGCGACCTTGGGAATGCCGGGGTATGGGTATGGCATTGACTACGAGTACGGATTGTTCCGGCAGGAGATCAACGGTGGCTTCCAGCGCGAGAAGCCGGACCGCTGGAAGGCCAACGGCACACCGTTCGAGATTGGACGCCCGGATCGCGCGCTGAGCATTCCCCTTTATGGCCGCGTAGAGACCTCACGTGACAACCACGGCAATCTGCGGCAGATCTGGACGAGCCAGAAATTCGTGCTCGGCATTCCAAGCGATATGCCGGTGGTCGGATGGGGCGGCGAGACCGTCAATTTCCTGCGACTGTTCGCAGCGCGCGCTTCGGAAGATTTCGACATTGAGATCTTTAACCGCGGCGATTACATACGCGCCGTCGAGCAGAAGATCGGCAACGAGAACATTTCGCGCGTGCTGTATCCGTCGGACTCGGTGATGTCGGGCAAGGAACTGCGATTGGTGCAGGAGTACTTCCTGGTCGCATGTGCCATCGGCGACCTGGTGCGCCGCTACGATCTCGATCACAAAGGCTACGAGCAGTTCCCGTCGAAGGTCGCGATCCAGATGAACGATACGCATCCGAGCCTTGCGGTCGCGGAGTTGATGCGCGTGTTCATTGACGAGAAGGGGCTGGAGTGGGAACAGGCGTGGGAACTGACCCAAGCCACCTGCGCGTACACCAACCACACGTTGCTGCCGGAAGCATTGGAACGCTGGTCGGTATCGCTGATGGAGCGCGTGCTGCCGCGGCACATGCAGCTTATCTACGGAATCAATCACCAGTTCCTGCGTAGCATTTCGGAATATTCCTTCACCGATCCCGACTTGATGCGGCGGACCTCCATCATCGAGGAAGCCGCGGACAAGCAAGTGCGCATGGCGCACCTGGCGATCATCGGAAGCCATGCCGTGAATGGCGTGGCTGCATTGCATAGCGAGCTCGTCAAATCCACGCTGGTGCCGGATTTTGCGAAGTTGTGGCCGGAGCGTTTCAGCAATAAGACAAACGGCGTGGCCCCACGGCCGTGGCTGCACAAATCGAATCCCGGGCTCGCTGCGCTTCTCACAGAAACCATAGGTGAGCGATGGGTCACTGATCTCTCGCTGCTGCGGGGGCTCCAGAAGTTTGCCGATGACGCGGCGTTCCGCGCGAAATTCCGTGAAGTAAAACAGCACAACAAAAACCGGCTGGCGAAGGTCATCTTCGACCAGACTGGCGTGCAGGTCTATACGTCGTCGCTATTCGATGTGCAGATCAAACGCATTCACGAGTACAAGCGGCAACTGCTGAACGTGATGCGCATTATCGATCAGTATCTGCAATGCGTGGACCATGGTGTGGAGATCAAGGTCCCGCGAACGTTTGTGTTTGCAGGTAAAGCGGCACCGGGATACTGGGCAGCGAAACAGATCATCAAGCTCATCCACAACGTAGCGTCAGTGGTGAACAGCGATCCGCGGATGAAAGACCGGATCAAGGTTGCGTTCTTGCCGGACTATCGAGTCTCGCTGGCTGAGATCATCATTCCGGCCGCCGACGTCAGCGAGCAGATTTCGACCGCAGGCATGGAAGCCTCCGGTACCGGCAACATGAAGCTCTCGATGAACGGAGCGCTGACCGTCGGAACCTACGATGGCGCCAACATCGAGATCCTTGAGGAAGTCGGGGAAGAGAATTTTTATCTCTTCGGATTGCGGGTAGAGCAGATCGAGGAGATGAAGCGCAAGGGCCTCTACAACGCGCAGGAATACTACGCCAAGAACGAGCGCACCAAGGCCGTAATGGATTCCCTGGGCAGCGATCGCTTCTCACCGCAGGAGCCTGGGTTATTCCGCTGGATTGTGGACGAAATTCTTTATCGCGGCGATCGTTATTTCCATCTTGCGGACTTGCCCTCGTACGTCGAGATCAATGAGTCGGTGGACGAGGACTACCTCGACCAGGAGCTATGGTCGCGCAAAGCTGCGATCAATGTCGCGCGAATCGGGAAATTCTCGAGCGATCGCACGATCCTCGAATACGCGCGAGATATCTGGCACATCGGGCCATTCGAGCAGCCGTGGGTTCCCAAACCCAAACCAGAGGCCATTCTCACAGCAGCGCCGCCGGCATCTGCGTCAGAGTCCAGCTCCGTCGTCGGATAG
- a CDS encoding tetratricopeptide repeat protein produces MKCRFAALGALLFLNFASSAFALDKTAEDLMNAGHYKRARAIAQQRLQKNANDADALYILARVSLAQDRLDQAQSYSERAIEIAPNMSEAHRVLGESLGLKAIKLNLVTGLAIARRGKKEGELALQLDPRSIDAAEFLASYYNAAPAVAGGGHDKAEHMVETIMQLNPGRSYLARATGAEEKKDVAGEEQWLLKAAQVDPKNYEVQDRLAHLYIGSDRHDLGRAAKYARAALALDAGRSGSYAVLAAIYAEQNRWADLDAMLSLAERADGDDLVPYFEAGKALVATGKDNARAERYLKKYLAQEAEGGQPHQGHAHWQLGLLMLREGKKEVALAELQTSVSLLPDFRPAADDLKRARAS; encoded by the coding sequence ATGAAGTGTCGTTTTGCGGCCCTCGGGGCCTTGCTGTTCTTAAACTTTGCCAGCTCCGCTTTTGCGCTGGATAAAACCGCTGAAGACCTGATGAACGCGGGGCACTACAAGCGTGCCCGCGCCATTGCGCAACAACGTTTGCAGAAGAATGCAAATGACGCCGACGCGCTCTACATCCTGGCGCGTGTGAGCCTTGCCCAGGACCGCCTCGACCAGGCGCAGTCTTATTCCGAACGAGCCATTGAAATCGCCCCGAATATGTCGGAAGCGCATCGCGTGCTGGGCGAATCGCTGGGATTAAAGGCGATCAAGCTGAACCTGGTGACCGGTTTGGCAATTGCGCGCCGTGGGAAAAAGGAAGGCGAACTCGCGCTTCAACTCGATCCACGCAGCATTGATGCGGCGGAGTTCCTGGCGTCCTACTACAACGCTGCGCCGGCGGTGGCCGGCGGCGGTCACGATAAGGCCGAGCACATGGTCGAGACGATCATGCAGCTCAATCCGGGCCGCTCTTATCTCGCGCGCGCCACGGGAGCGGAAGAGAAGAAAGATGTCGCCGGCGAAGAACAGTGGCTGCTGAAGGCGGCGCAAGTCGATCCGAAAAATTACGAAGTGCAAGATCGCCTCGCCCACCTCTACATCGGCAGCGATCGTCACGATCTCGGGCGGGCGGCGAAGTATGCGCGGGCTGCGCTGGCGCTGGATGCCGGACGTTCCGGTTCGTATGCGGTTCTGGCTGCGATCTATGCAGAACAGAACCGATGGGCCGATCTTGATGCGATGTTGTCGCTGGCGGAACGCGCGGATGGCGATGACCTTGTGCCGTACTTCGAAGCCGGGAAAGCGTTGGTCGCCACCGGCAAAGACAACGCCCGCGCGGAACGCTATCTAAAGAAATATCTGGCGCAGGAGGCTGAGGGCGGGCAGCCACATCAGGGTCATGCTCACTGGCAGCTTGGGTTGCTGATGCTGAGGGAGGGGAAGAAGGAAGTGGCATTGGCCGAGTTGCAGACCTCGGTCAGTTTGCTTCCCGATTTCCGTCCGGCGGCTGACGATCTGAAGCGTGCGCGGGCTTCTTAG
- a CDS encoding bifunctional YncE family protein/alkaline phosphatase family protein — MMCRSVLALAFFATPLVLAAQQPKEIPLPTTKAISAEAPGAPRTLNAYPTEMAVSPDGKYVAILNNGYGSRESQFRQSIAVLNVATNELRDFTDPHFDANAPQTYFVGLVFSRDGKKLYASVASLTHPESTKDSELGNGIAVYSFKDGVVAPSGFLKLPLLAIKSRQKISYGTEHLRKGLANPYPAGLAVFEQNGHEMLLVASNLSDSVLLLDATSGEIKHRFDVSRGKGVLPSRFPYRLVVSKDASTAWSALWNDSSVVELDLKKLRVARRVELDRSHDESRTGSHPNALALSPEGRYLFIALATRDAVAVVDAREGKQIGDFSTQLPGQNYEGVYPDALAFAPDGKSVFVADASADAVLQFAVPSQISGTAIPTVKAFVPTEWYPTALTVVGDDLLIASGKAKGAVPNAPEPGSKENNTYIATLMHGSLARLPIASIAQHSDEYKQAVLEENRLSGRSSEIAFARGKNPIKHVIYIIKENRTYDQVLGDLGVGDGDPSLTMFGADITPNLHAIARQFGVLDNFYDSGEVSGNGHVWSTAAIDTEYTELAWPIAYRNSERGYDFEGKVGDIYPVEHDEDDINEPGTGYLWTNVARHHLSYRHYGEFIDTEWCEAKKQNSPASTGASKGVCARAEIKQGEALPANVGDPKGGPSPYPWPIPMIAKNTPTKRELRGHFDPKYADFKTDYPDQLRVDEFLNEFDGFVKARESGTGEQLPNFVLLRLPQDHTAGTSPGMPTPQAAVADNDLAVGRVVEALSHSPYWDDTAIFVLEDDAQDGADHVDAHRSIAFVISKYAQRQEKPYVEHNFYTTVNVIHTMESLLGLPPMNHNDAQAALMAPLFAGDGSQAPYKADYRNRENKLIFTANGPQATGAQESAKMDFSKPDQVDTQKLNSILWRVTKGDTPMPAPKHTVGLR; from the coding sequence ATGATGTGCAGGTCCGTCCTCGCTCTCGCATTCTTTGCTACCCCGCTTGTACTCGCTGCCCAACAGCCGAAGGAAATTCCGCTGCCTACTACCAAAGCGATCTCAGCGGAGGCGCCGGGTGCGCCCCGCACGTTGAATGCCTATCCGACCGAGATGGCGGTCAGTCCTGACGGGAAGTACGTAGCGATTTTGAACAACGGCTATGGCTCGCGTGAGTCGCAGTTCCGGCAGTCGATCGCGGTTCTGAATGTAGCGACGAACGAGCTCCGAGATTTTACCGATCCGCATTTTGACGCCAACGCGCCGCAGACCTACTTTGTGGGGCTGGTATTCAGTCGCGACGGCAAGAAACTGTACGCGTCGGTGGCGTCGCTGACGCATCCCGAGAGCACGAAGGATTCGGAATTGGGAAATGGGATTGCAGTGTACAGCTTTAAGGATGGCGTGGTGGCGCCGAGCGGATTTCTGAAGCTGCCGCTGCTAGCGATCAAATCGAGGCAGAAGATCTCGTACGGGACAGAGCATCTCCGCAAAGGACTCGCAAACCCGTATCCTGCGGGGCTTGCAGTGTTCGAGCAGAACGGGCACGAGATGCTTCTGGTGGCGTCGAATTTATCGGATTCGGTCCTGCTCCTCGACGCCACGAGTGGGGAGATCAAACACCGATTCGATGTTTCGCGCGGGAAGGGCGTGCTGCCGTCGCGGTTTCCGTATCGTCTAGTCGTTTCAAAGGATGCAAGCACGGCGTGGAGCGCGTTGTGGAACGATTCTTCGGTAGTCGAACTTGACCTGAAGAAACTGCGTGTGGCGCGACGAGTTGAGCTCGATCGAAGCCACGATGAGAGCCGCACCGGGTCGCACCCCAATGCGCTGGCGCTCTCGCCGGAGGGCCGGTATTTGTTCATCGCTCTGGCGACGCGGGACGCGGTCGCGGTAGTGGATGCGCGCGAAGGCAAGCAGATCGGCGACTTCTCCACGCAATTGCCGGGGCAGAATTACGAGGGCGTGTATCCGGATGCGCTGGCGTTCGCGCCGGATGGTAAGTCGGTCTTCGTCGCTGACGCTTCGGCGGATGCAGTCCTGCAGTTTGCGGTTCCGTCGCAGATTTCGGGGACGGCTATTCCCACGGTGAAAGCTTTCGTGCCGACAGAGTGGTACCCGACGGCGCTCACGGTTGTTGGCGATGATCTGCTAATCGCGAGCGGCAAGGCGAAGGGCGCAGTGCCAAATGCGCCGGAACCAGGGTCGAAAGAAAATAACACCTACATCGCCACGCTGATGCACGGTTCACTCGCTCGACTTCCCATCGCATCGATCGCGCAGCATTCTGACGAATACAAGCAAGCCGTGCTGGAAGAAAACCGACTCAGCGGACGCAGCAGTGAGATTGCATTCGCGCGCGGCAAGAACCCGATCAAGCACGTGATCTACATCATCAAAGAAAACCGCACCTACGATCAGGTGCTCGGAGACCTTGGCGTCGGGGACGGCGATCCATCGCTCACAATGTTCGGCGCGGACATTACGCCGAACCTGCATGCGATCGCCAGGCAGTTTGGCGTGCTGGATAACTTCTACGACTCGGGCGAAGTGAGCGGCAATGGTCACGTGTGGTCGACTGCAGCGATTGATACCGAGTACACCGAGTTGGCATGGCCGATCGCATATCGCAATAGCGAGCGCGGTTACGATTTCGAAGGAAAGGTCGGCGACATCTATCCCGTTGAGCACGACGAAGACGACATCAATGAGCCGGGCACTGGATATCTCTGGACGAACGTCGCGCGGCATCATCTGAGCTATCGGCACTACGGTGAGTTCATTGACACGGAGTGGTGCGAGGCGAAGAAGCAGAACAGTCCGGCGTCCACCGGGGCGAGCAAGGGAGTTTGTGCTCGGGCGGAAATCAAGCAAGGCGAAGCGCTACCCGCGAACGTGGGCGATCCGAAAGGTGGCCCGAGCCCCTATCCATGGCCGATCCCGATGATCGCAAAGAACACGCCGACCAAGCGTGAGCTGCGGGGACACTTCGATCCCAAGTACGCCGATTTCAAGACTGATTATCCCGATCAGCTCCGCGTTGACGAGTTCCTGAATGAGTTCGATGGCTTCGTGAAGGCGCGGGAGAGCGGGACGGGTGAGCAGCTTCCAAACTTTGTATTGCTGCGGTTGCCGCAGGACCATACTGCGGGCACATCGCCGGGCATGCCAACGCCACAGGCCGCGGTCGCCGATAATGATCTTGCGGTGGGGCGCGTAGTAGAAGCGCTGTCACACAGCCCGTACTGGGACGACACAGCGATCTTTGTGCTTGAGGACGATGCGCAAGATGGCGCGGACCATGTAGATGCGCATCGCTCGATTGCTTTTGTGATCAGCAAGTATGCGCAGCGACAGGAGAAGCCCTATGTCGAGCACAACTTCTACACGACAGTGAATGTGATCCACACCATGGAGTCACTGCTCGGCTTGCCTCCTATGAACCACAACGATGCGCAGGCCGCTCTGATGGCGCCGCTCTTCGCCGGCGATGGTTCACAGGCACCTTATAAAGCCGATTATCGAAATCGGGAGAACAAACTCATCTTCACGGCAAATGGGCCGCAGGCAACGGGGGCGCAAGAGTCGGCAAAGATGGATTTCTCGAAGCCCGACCAGGTTGATACGCAAAAGTTAAACTCCATTTTGTGGCGGGTTACCAAAGGTGATACACCGATGCCAGCCCCCAAACACACGGTCGGTCTGCGATAA
- the udk gene encoding uridine kinase produces MKPYLIGIAGPSGAGKSYLAEHLAHELKSATLIPIDAYYPDLSHLSFEDRERLNFDDPNILDTDLLFMQVAALAKGEGIEQPLYDFSRHTRLQETREVPPTEYIIVEGLFTLYWERLRTMLPTRVYVEMDDAVCFERRAERDVRERGRKPEYVAQQFRESVIPATEAFVRPTAAYANVKLYGTADIAEEVAAVLAHIRQSC; encoded by the coding sequence ATGAAACCGTATTTGATCGGGATCGCTGGGCCCTCCGGCGCAGGCAAGAGCTATCTCGCCGAACATCTTGCGCACGAGTTGAAGAGCGCGACGCTGATTCCGATTGACGCTTACTATCCCGACCTTTCGCATCTCTCCTTTGAAGACCGTGAGCGGCTGAACTTCGACGATCCAAACATTCTCGACACGGACTTGCTCTTCATGCAGGTGGCGGCGCTGGCGAAGGGCGAGGGCATCGAGCAGCCGCTATACGACTTCAGCAGGCATACGCGCCTCCAAGAAACGCGCGAAGTTCCTCCGACGGAGTACATCATTGTCGAAGGCCTGTTTACGCTCTATTGGGAGCGGCTGCGAACGATGCTGCCTACGAGGGTCTATGTCGAGATGGACGATGCGGTGTGCTTCGAGCGGCGGGCGGAGCGGGATGTTCGCGAGCGCGGCCGAAAGCCTGAATATGTCGCGCAGCAGTTTCGGGAGTCGGTGATCCCGGCAACCGAGGCGTTCGTGCGGCCGACCGCGGCCTATGCCAATGTGAAGCTCTACGGCACGGCGGACATTGCCGAGGAGGTTGCCGCGGTTCTCGCGCACATCCGGCAGAGTTGCTGA
- a CDS encoding purine-nucleoside phosphorylase — protein sequence MLKPEAFLQAEYAARFIGSKCPVRPNVAVVLGSGLGDFANELAQPSTIPFGEIPHFPVSTAIGHAGNLVIGNFVGLSLAVMQGRAHFYEGNTFAQAAFPMRVLHQLGVKAVVLTNAAGGINPQYGRGALVMVRDHINMMGGSPLIGPNDDRFGPRFPDMTYAYDREYRKIAEAEAKRLDIPYYEGIYAAMHGPSYETPAEIQMLARMGADLVGMSTVPEVIVARHMDVRVLAISCVTNMAAGLSGEAINHEEVLETGRRVKDTFLALLRAVLPKIAASVA from the coding sequence ATGCTTAAGCCAGAAGCGTTTCTGCAAGCGGAATACGCAGCGAGGTTCATTGGATCGAAGTGCCCAGTGCGTCCGAACGTGGCGGTTGTGCTGGGATCTGGGCTGGGCGACTTCGCGAACGAACTTGCGCAACCGAGCACGATCCCGTTTGGCGAGATTCCACATTTTCCCGTCTCAACCGCGATTGGACATGCGGGGAACCTGGTGATTGGGAACTTCGTAGGTTTGTCGCTGGCAGTGATGCAAGGGCGCGCGCACTTTTACGAGGGGAATACGTTTGCGCAGGCAGCGTTTCCAATGCGAGTACTGCATCAACTCGGCGTGAAGGCCGTGGTGCTGACGAATGCGGCCGGGGGCATCAATCCGCAGTATGGTCGTGGCGCCCTGGTGATGGTTCGCGACCACATCAATATGATGGGCGGCAGCCCGCTGATTGGTCCGAACGACGACCGTTTCGGCCCGCGCTTTCCGGATATGACCTATGCCTACGATCGCGAGTACCGGAAGATCGCTGAGGCAGAAGCGAAGCGATTGGACATTCCGTACTACGAAGGCATTTACGCGGCGATGCACGGACCGAGCTACGAGACCCCGGCGGAGATCCAGATGCTTGCACGCATGGGTGCGGACCTCGTCGGGATGTCCACCGTGCCCGAGGTGATCGTAGCGCGACACATGGACGTGCGAGTGCTGGCGATATCGTGCGTGACCAACATGGCGGCTGGATTGTCGGGCGAGGCGATCAATCACGAGGAAGTGCTGGAGACCGGGCGACGCGTGAAAGACACATTCCTGGCGTTGCTGCGCGCGGTGCTGCCGAAAATCGCGGCGTCGGTGGCATGA
- a CDS encoding NupC/NupG family nucleoside CNT transporter: MERLTGVLGLLVFLSLAYLFSTNRRAIKWRTVIIGLILQILFAIFVLRVPIGQRIMQIGGDGAKKLLSFSFAGSSFVFGDLGASGGKYGFFFAFQVLPVIIFIAAFFAILYHYGIMQFIIRNVAKVMMRFMGASGAESLNVAASIFMGQTEAPLTIRPFLPKLTQSELMVVMTSGMAHVSGAIMGAYILQGIEAKHILAAVIMTAPGTFVIAKMLVPETETPLTAGRLEATTEEELTGEEKHANVLGAAAKGTTDGLWLALNVGAMLISFLALIALINGVLGGSHNWLAAHGFKWFPDKLETIIGAIFAPFAWLIGIPWRDCLNVGNLLGTRMVLNELVAFTMLGQQKAGLDPRSFTIATFALCGFANLSSVGIQIGGLGALAPNRRNDLARLGFRAMLAGTMANLMSASIVGILLHA, from the coding sequence ATGGAGCGCCTGACCGGTGTTCTCGGTCTGCTGGTTTTTCTGAGCCTGGCTTATCTCTTCTCGACCAACCGTCGCGCGATCAAGTGGCGGACGGTGATCATCGGCCTTATTCTCCAAATACTGTTTGCGATCTTTGTGCTGCGGGTGCCGATCGGGCAACGCATCATGCAAATAGGCGGCGACGGCGCTAAGAAGTTGCTGTCGTTCTCGTTCGCCGGATCGAGCTTTGTGTTTGGTGATCTTGGGGCGAGCGGCGGGAAGTACGGGTTCTTCTTTGCGTTCCAGGTGTTGCCGGTCATTATTTTTATCGCGGCGTTCTTCGCGATCCTCTATCACTACGGAATTATGCAGTTCATCATTCGCAATGTTGCGAAGGTGATGATGCGCTTTATGGGCGCGAGCGGCGCCGAGTCGCTGAATGTGGCTGCCAGCATTTTCATGGGGCAAACGGAAGCGCCGCTGACGATCCGTCCGTTCCTGCCAAAACTGACCCAGAGCGAACTAATGGTGGTGATGACGAGCGGCATGGCGCATGTGTCTGGGGCGATCATGGGCGCGTACATCCTGCAGGGGATTGAGGCGAAGCACATCCTCGCGGCGGTGATCATGACGGCACCGGGAACATTCGTGATCGCCAAGATGCTGGTGCCGGAAACAGAGACACCACTAACCGCGGGACGCCTGGAGGCGACGACCGAAGAGGAACTCACAGGGGAAGAGAAGCACGCGAACGTACTGGGCGCAGCGGCGAAGGGAACGACCGACGGATTGTGGCTGGCGCTAAACGTGGGGGCGATGTTGATCTCGTTTCTCGCGCTGATTGCGCTGATCAACGGCGTTCTTGGCGGCAGCCACAACTGGCTGGCGGCGCACGGCTTCAAGTGGTTTCCCGACAAGTTGGAGACCATCATCGGGGCGATTTTTGCGCCGTTCGCGTGGCTGATTGGAATTCCTTGGCGCGATTGCTTGAACGTCGGGAACCTGCTCGGCACGCGCATGGTGCTGAATGAACTGGTGGCTTTCACCATGCTTGGACAACAAAAGGCGGGACTCGATCCGCGGTCGTTCACGATTGCGACGTTCGCACTGTGCGGCTTCGCGAACTTGAGCTCGGTGGGTATTCAGATCGGCGGATTGGGTGCGTTGGCCCCGAACCGCAGAAACGACCTTGCTAGATTGGGTTTTCGCGCGATGTTGGCCGGAACGATGGCGAACCTGATGTCGGCGTCAATTGTGGGGATTCTGTTGCATGCTTAA
- the deoC gene encoding deoxyribose-phosphate aldolase yields MNVALPDVRNSVNGWHAIAAVIDHTLLKPEATREEVTRLCEEALRYEFFSVMVNPDLLAHAKSVVRGARVKVGTTIGFPLGATLTTVKLFEAAEALKLGAQELDMVIPIGAVKAGERHLIQAEIRSLAQLAHDGGAILKVIIETAFLSDKEKIFACALAMEGGADFVKTSTGFSKAGATASDVHLMRGVVGTKLGVKAAGGIRTLADAEAMLEAGANRIGSSASVAIVRELGAPE; encoded by the coding sequence ATGAACGTCGCGCTTCCCGACGTCAGAAATTCCGTAAACGGCTGGCACGCCATCGCCGCCGTCATTGACCACACATTATTAAAGCCAGAAGCGACCCGCGAGGAAGTCACACGCCTGTGCGAAGAAGCACTGCGTTATGAATTCTTTTCGGTGATGGTGAATCCCGACCTGCTGGCGCATGCCAAAAGCGTGGTGCGCGGCGCGCGAGTCAAAGTGGGGACGACCATTGGATTCCCACTGGGTGCGACGTTGACCACGGTGAAATTGTTCGAGGCCGCGGAGGCGCTGAAACTTGGCGCGCAGGAACTCGACATGGTGATCCCGATCGGCGCGGTGAAGGCTGGTGAACGGCACTTGATCCAGGCGGAGATCCGAAGCCTGGCGCAATTGGCCCATGATGGTGGAGCGATCCTGAAGGTCATCATTGAGACGGCGTTTCTGAGCGACAAAGAGAAGATATTTGCTTGCGCGCTGGCGATGGAAGGTGGCGCGGACTTCGTGAAGACCTCAACGGGCTTCAGCAAGGCTGGCGCGACTGCAAGCGACGTTCACCTGATGCGCGGCGTGGTGGGAACCAAACTCGGCGTGAAGGCAGCGGGCGGAATTCGTACGCTAGCGGACGCCGAAGCGATGCTCGAGGCCGGCGCCAATCGTATCGGTTCCAGCGCGAGTGTGGCAATCGTACGGGAACTGGGTGCGCCCGAATAA
- the hpt gene encoding hypoxanthine phosphoribosyltransferase, translating to MPNLKVLLSREQIQKRVAEIGAEISAEFQGQPVVLIGVLKGAAIFLSDLARNIALDATFDFIAVSSYGSEKQTSGEVKLNKDVDNSMEGKNVILVEDILDTGLTMSYLMKVFGAHHPKALKIAALLDKTERRKMPIRADYVGFEIPDKFVVGYGMDAAERYRNLPDICVVEE from the coding sequence GTGCCCAACCTTAAGGTTCTTCTTTCGCGTGAGCAGATCCAGAAACGTGTGGCAGAAATTGGCGCGGAAATCAGCGCCGAGTTCCAGGGACAGCCGGTGGTGCTGATCGGCGTGCTCAAGGGCGCGGCGATTTTTCTGAGCGATCTGGCACGGAACATCGCGCTGGATGCGACGTTCGACTTCATCGCGGTCTCGAGTTACGGCAGCGAGAAGCAGACCAGTGGCGAGGTAAAGCTCAACAAGGACGTGGACAATTCCATGGAGGGGAAGAACGTTATTCTTGTGGAAGACATCCTCGATACTGGGCTCACGATGTCGTACCTGATGAAGGTGTTTGGCGCGCATCACCCGAAGGCGCTGAAGATCGCGGCACTGTTAGATAAGACAGAGCGCCGGAAGATGCCTATCCGGGCGGACTACGTTGGGTTTGAGATTCCGGATAAATTTGTTGTCGGGTATGGGATGGATGCTGCCGAACGTTACAGGAATTTGCCTGACATTTGTGTGGTGGAAGAGTAA